CGGGCGGGGCCGCGCTCGTCGTCATTATCATCGTCATCCTGCTGCTGGCGTTCAAAAGCAACGGCCGCCCCATCGTGGAAGCCGACCTTGTGCAACTTTCGGACAAATTGACAGCGATCGTCACCGCTTCCGGGGAGATCAAGCCGAAAAACTACGTGGACCTCCAGTCGGAGATCACTGGCGTCATCACGGAGTTGTATGTCAAGGAGGGCGACTCGGTGCGCAAGGGCGACGTTCTTTTGAAGATCGACCCATTCCAGACCGAGGCCGACGCCCGCTCGGCGGAATATCAGTTCCGTGCCACAGAAGAAGAGGCCCGCAACACCAAACACCAGATCGAGGAGGCCAAACTCAACCTGCGGATCACGGAGGCCAACCTCCGGAGTGCCCGAGCCGAGTTGGACCAGGCGCAGATCAATCTGGAGCACGAAGCCTCCCTCTTCAAGCGCAAACAGCAACTCCACGAGGACAATCTGGTGTCCCGCGAGGAATACGACCTGGCCCGCTCCAGTTTCCGATTGGCGGAAAGCCGCGTCGAAGCGGCCAAGGCTCGGCTCAGCGAACTGGAAACGCGCATCGAGGTGTCCAAGGTCAACATTCAGCAGATGGAAAACAGCTACCAGGCCGCGGCCAGCCGGGTGGGACAGTTTCAGGCCATGCTGGATCGGGCCCGCGATCTGCTGAACAAGACCGTCCTGACTTCCCCGCTCACCGGCGTGATCACCAAACTGGAAGTCGAGAAAGGCGAGCGCGCCGTACCAGGCATGATGTTCAACCCCTCCGCCACCCTGATGACCATCGCGGATCTGTCCGTGATCGAAGCCGAGGTCAAGGTCGACGAGACCGATATTGTCAACGTCAAGCTTAACCAGCCGGTGATCGTCAAAGTGGATGCGCTGCCTGACCGTCCGCTCAATGGCCATGTCACCGAAATCGGCAACAGCGCCATCACCACGGGAACCACCACCACGACCGACCAGGCCAAAGATTTCAAGGTGGTGGTCCAGCTGGACAATCCGCCTGTCCAACTCCGGCCGGGCCTGTCCGCCACCGCCGAGATCACCACCGCGGTCAAGGAAAACATCCTGGCCGTCCCCCTTCAGGCGGTGGTGATGCGCGAGGTGGAGCTGGATGGCATCGGCGGTGTTGTCCACCCGTGGCAGAAGAAGGATGCCAAGAAGGAAAAAGACGCCAAAAAGCCGAAGCTTGTCGAGAAGCAGGGTGTGTTCAAGGTGGACAAGGAAAATCGGGTGGTCTTCGTTCTGGTGGAGACCGGCATCACCGGTGAAACCAAGATTGAGATCCTCAAGGGCTTGACAAAGGGCGACGAGATCGTCGTAGGCAGTTTCAAGACGTTGCGTAACCTGAAGGATGGCGACTTTGTGCAGAAACGGCGACCGGGCACCGGCCCGGCCCGCGACGAGGAGCAGAGCTCATGAGCCAGGGCAACCACATCATCATCAAGACCGAGGCTCTCTGGAAAACCTACAGCATGGGCACGGTGGAGATCCAGGCTCTCCGCGGGGTAGATTTCGAGGTCAAGCGCAGCGAGTTTGTGGCGATCATGGGACCCTCCGGCTCCGGCAAATCCACGCTGATGAACCTGATTGGATGTTTGGACACACCATCCAAGGGCAACTACTTCCTCAATGGCCAGTTGGTCAGCCAACTCAACGACAACGAATTGGCCCAGATCCGAAACAAGGAAATCGGGTTCGTCTTCCAGACCTTCAACCTGCTGGCCCGCTCCACGGCCTTGCAGAACGTGGAGCTACCCCTCATCTACAGCGGCATACCGGCCAAGAAGCGGCGCGAGATGGCTGAGGCCGCCCTGCATAACGTGGAGCTGGCCGATCGGATGGGCCACCGGCCCAACGAGCTTTCCGGCGGTCAGCGCCAACGTGTGGCGATCGCCCGGGCGCTGGTCAACACCCCCTCCATCTTGCTCGCCGACGAGCCAACGGGCAATCTGGATTCTAAAACCGGCGACGAGATTCTGAGCCTGTTCCATCGGCTGCACGAGCGCGGCAACACCATCATCCTGGTCACGCACGAACGGGATGTGGCCGCACACGCCCAGCGCGTCATCCACCTGCGCGACGGCCTCATCGAATTCGAGGAGATCAATCCCCCGTTCGCCGCCGCCGCGCCCCAGGTGGTCTCCTGAACCGACCGGCGGCGACCGGCCACGCCGGCTCGACGTCCAGCCCGTCAGCCGGACGGGCAGCCGGGTTAGGACCCGCCGTGAATGGATCAATCTGCGGGAAATACCGGCTCCGGCACTCGGCTCGACGAGGCCATCGCCGGTGATGAGCATGTCACCCGATTGCAAACGGCCAGCGGCGGGACGGCGCGGACAACACATGCAGCGTCGGGGGTTTTCATGAAACGAGCACTGCTCACCTGCGGACTTGGCGTCGCCCTGGTTTGCGCAGTCTGGGCAACAGATTTCTGGCTGCAGAAACCCTACACCCAGTGGCAGGTGAATGAGGCGCGCCAGATCCTCACCCGCTCGCCCTGGACCTACGTTTATCAGTGGGGATACATCGGCAGCATTCAACAGAATATTGCGGGCACGGGCGATCCAGAACGCGAATTCGTTGTCATCATCCGGGCCCACCTGTTTTCGGCTCGAGCGGTGCGCCAAGCCTACGTCGCCCTGATCGCCCAAGGCGACCAGAATCGACTTGCTCGCTACCGGGATATCGCGACGCGGGACTACCCCGACGAGATCGTCGTGTCGCTCACCGTCGACTCCAAGCCCAAGGGTGTTTCGGCTGTTTTTGATGTCGAGCGCGCACTGCACAACCTCAGTCTGCCCGAACTGCGTTCGAACACCTTCCTGGCCACCAACTCCGGCAAGAAAGTGTATATCAAGGATTATCTCGCCCCGACACCGGACGGCTCAGGGGCGAAGTTCATTTTCCCCCGCTATGCCGACGACGGGGTGCCCCTGGTCACGCGCGACGACACGACCCTGCGTTTTCAAACGACCAAGATCAAGATCAAGAGTCTGAGCGACCTGGAAGAGGATGAAAACCGGCCCTCCGAAAATGTGGCCTATGTCCTCAGCACCCGCACCCTCATTCAGAACGAGATGGAGATCGACGCCACGTTCATGATCGCCAAGCTCCTCTTGAACAACCGTCTGGATTTCTGACCGCAGCCGCCTCGGACGGATTGTCTTCGTCCAG
The Acidobacteriota bacterium genome window above contains:
- a CDS encoding ABC transporter ATP-binding protein translates to MSQGNHIIIKTEALWKTYSMGTVEIQALRGVDFEVKRSEFVAIMGPSGSGKSTLMNLIGCLDTPSKGNYFLNGQLVSQLNDNELAQIRNKEIGFVFQTFNLLARSTALQNVELPLIYSGIPAKKRREMAEAALHNVELADRMGHRPNELSGGQRQRVAIARALVNTPSILLADEPTGNLDSKTGDEILSLFHRLHERGNTIILVTHERDVAAHAQRVIHLRDGLIEFEEINPPFAAAAPQVVS
- a CDS encoding HlyD family efflux transporter periplasmic adaptor subunit is translated as MDKKKKRAIWWIAGGAALVVIIIVILLLAFKSNGRPIVEADLVQLSDKLTAIVTASGEIKPKNYVDLQSEITGVITELYVKEGDSVRKGDVLLKIDPFQTEADARSAEYQFRATEEEARNTKHQIEEAKLNLRITEANLRSARAELDQAQINLEHEASLFKRKQQLHEDNLVSREEYDLARSSFRLAESRVEAAKARLSELETRIEVSKVNIQQMENSYQAAASRVGQFQAMLDRARDLLNKTVLTSPLTGVITKLEVEKGERAVPGMMFNPSATLMTIADLSVIEAEVKVDETDIVNVKLNQPVIVKVDALPDRPLNGHVTEIGNSAITTGTTTTTDQAKDFKVVVQLDNPPVQLRPGLSATAEITTAVKENILAVPLQAVVMREVELDGIGGVVHPWQKKDAKKEKDAKKPKLVEKQGVFKVDKENRVVFVLVETGITGETKIEILKGLTKGDEIVVGSFKTLRNLKDGDFVQKRRPGTGPARDEEQSS